The Lepus europaeus isolate LE1 chromosome 1, mLepTim1.pri, whole genome shotgun sequence genome contains the following window.
GGATTCTCTACGTTTTCAACCCATCGCAAGGACACTCGCGTGGTCAGTATTTTGAGACGGGACATGAGAAAGCCTTGCCCAGGGTAAGAAGTACCAGACCATTTCATTCAAACCCGTGAGCTcacagtgggaaaagctgctgggTAGAGGGTGGGGTGGAGCACCCTCCAACGTGTGAAGGTGAGCCCTGCCGAGGGGTGCAGCAGCTGTGCCCGCCCACCCAGGGCACCCAGTCACTGCCTGGAGCACATAGCAGCCCCCGCCCAGCCAGGCTCTGTACACAGTGGCCTCGGGCCTCTCTGCTGGTGACCAGCAGAGCCCAGCTCAGCGTGGTGACAATGACAGGAGGGGAGATGGGTGAGGAGTGTGCAGATGGAACTGGGCAGAGCCCCCTCTGCTGTCTGAAAAAGAAAGAGCAGGCCTtgcctgagccccagccctgaggggggagggcacagggcaggcaggTAGACTGCAGGAGGGCACGGTCATCCTATACACCTGCGTGGGCTTgaccctggctgagccccagccctgaggggggagggcacagggcaggcaggTAGACTGCAGGAGGGCACGGTCATGCTATAAACCTGCGTGGGCTTgaccctggctgagccccagccctgaggggggagggcacagggcacagggcaggtaGACTGCAGGAGGGCACGGTCATGCTATAAACCTGCGTGGGCTTgaccctggctgagccccagccctgaggggggagggcacagggcaggcaggTAGACTGCAGGAGGGCACGGTCATGCTATAAACCTGCGTGGGCTCgaccctggctgagccccagccctgaggggggagggcacagggcacagggcaggtaGACTGCAGGAGGGCACGGTCATGCTATAAACCTGCGTGGGCTTgaccctggctgagccccagccctgaggggggagggcacagggcaggcaggTAGACTGCAGGAGGGCATGGTCATGCTATAAACCTGCGTGGGCTCgaccctggctgagccccagccctgagggggagggcacagggcacagagcAGGTAGACTGCAGGAGGGCACGGTCATGCTATAAACCTGCGTGGGCTCgaccctggctgagccccagccctgaggggggagggcacagggcacagggcaggtaGACTGCAGGAGGGCACGGTCATGCTATAAACCTGCGTGGGCTTgaccctggctgagccccagccctgaggggggagggcacagggcaggcaggTAGACTGCAGGAGGGCACGGTCATGCTATAAACCTGCGTGGGCTCgaccctggctgagccccagccctgagggggagggcacagggcacagggcaggtaGACTGCAGGAGGGCACGGTCATGCTATAAACCTGCGTGGGCTTgaccctggctgagccccagccctgagtggggagggcacagggcacaggacagGTAGACTGCAGGAGGGCACGGTCATCCTATAAACCTGCGTGGGCTTATCCTGACTTTCTCAGTCCAGGAGCCTCAGCTGACCCCTGGCTGACCAACATGCAGACACGAGGGGCTTCTCCAGATACTCGGGTGCAGGGGGCTGGGATGACATGCTGCTGTGGTCAGGCCGGGGTAGGCGAAGCCAAGAGGACCAGGGTCCTGCCGTGAGATGGGGTGAGATAAGGAACAAGGAGTGCAAacagcccagcccaggagcagccctggggcaggaaagCAGGTGTCTGAGGAGCaggacagggaggctgggaggctgccCTCACCAAGtcactcactgctgcctccccagagcccccgagAGCCCCAGTGCAGTCTGCCCCACCACGTCCATGGGTCCAGTGAGTCAGGGTCACTTTCCCTCTGCAGGCCAGGCTGAGTCCATGGAAGGAACAGTGGGCAGCTCTCAGCAGGCAGCGTGGCTCCAGCAGGTCCCTAGCTCCTTGGGCCAAGTGACTGAGGGACTATGGCCTGATCCTCTCACTGCTCTCATTCCCTCTGCAGCTGCCCCAGTCAGGGCCATGCCCACGCACAGAAACACAACCCTCTCCGCGGCATCCTGGGGGCTGTTTGTGCTAGAGGGGTTTGGGGAAGATGAGCAGACCCAGGCCCTGCTCTTTGCTGTGTTCCTGGCCCTGTATGTGGTGAGCGTCCTGGGCAACCTCACCATGATCGTGGTCATCAGCCTGGATGCCCGACTGCACtcccccatgtacttcttcctcaagAACCTGTCCTTTCTGGACCTGTGCTACTCCTCGGCCATTGCCCCCAACGCCCTGGCCACCATGTTCTCCTCCTCCAAGGTCATCACCTTTACCGGCTGTGCCACTCAACTCTTCTTCTTTTCCCTGTTGGCTACCACTGAGGCTTTGCTCCTGGCCGTGATGGCCTATGACCGGTTCATGGCCATCTGCAGCCCCCTGCGCTACCCGGTGACCATGAGCCCCTCGGCCTGTGCCCGCCTGGTGCTGGGTGCCTACGGTGGGGGCTGCCTCAACTCCCTGGTGGAGACCAGCCTCACCTTCCAGCTGCCCTTCTGCGGCTCCACCCACATTGACCACTTCTTCTGTGATGTGCCCCCTCTGCTGCGGCTGGCCTGTGCCGACACGGCCCTCAACCAGCTCGTCATGTTCGCCATGTGTGGACTCATCATCGTGGGCACTACTCTGGCAGTCCTCATCTCCTACGGCTACATCACAGTGACCATCCTCAGGATGCGCTCTGGATCGGGGCGACACAAGGTcttctccacctgcggctcccacCTGACGGCTGTGTCCATGTTCTACGGGACTGTCTTTGTCATGTATGCTCAGCCAGGGGCTGTGCAGTCCATGGAGCAGGCAAAGGTGGTGTCTGTCTTCTACACCCTCGTCATCCCGATGCTCAACCCCCTCATCTATAGTCTGCGGAACCAGGATGTGAAGGaagccctggggaggctgggacAGAGATGCACAGCCACATGAGACAGTGGCTGTGACAGAGCCCAGGGGGCTGGAGAGCAggtctgagacagagagagagaccctgggCACTGACTGGCTTTCCACCCTTCTTGCTTCCACATGAGGTGTGTGTTCAGAAATCGGTTTGTCCTCCACCGAATCCTTTCTTGAGGTGTATTTGGGCCAGGCAGTCTGTGTGAGATGGGACGGGATGCTATTATATGCTATTATGTAAAGTGCAGGACTGTGTTCTGCCTGTGAAGTCCCACGGAGCAGTGGCAGCCGCCATGTGGAGACTACGGGCAAAGCAACATCCTGGTGTCGCCGGGGCCAGTGCTGCTGTCTCTGAGTCCTCATGCTCTCTGAGCCACCCCACGAGTTAGCATCAGAGAGCTCAGATACCTGTACGTCTTGATCAAACGTGTCAGGAAAATAACGTCTCTGCAAATATACCAGATTCCTCCCAGGTACGTGGCTGAGTGTTGTCCTGGTGGCCCACCATGAGCAGTGACTGGAAAGGCCACTGCCTCCATCTGTGCCCCTTTTCAGCTCTTCTTCCTCACCATCCCAAAGAAATCCCACGGAAACAGTCTCTGAAATCAGGCCACAGCTTCCCCAGAATGAGTTCCGTATAATAGGAATGGTGTTGACTGTGAGtggcccagacctgaccacaGTGCCCCTCTCACAAGGAGGTCTGGGAAAAATATGGAGGTTCCGTTTGGGCCCTCCGTGCCAGGGTTCCTTCTGTTCCATCACACCACAGACAGGAATTAGGCAGTTTCCTGAGGACCATGGCACAGAACGTGAGGCCTGGCACCATGTCCCTAGACTTGGGGAGAGAGAgcatcttcctctggttcactccccaaatggtgaagccaggagccaggaactccatctggggcctcccacatggatggcaggggccaagctcttgggccatctctgttgcttttcccaggccattagcagggagctggattggtagtggaacagctggacatgaaccggcaccctgTTTATTGTTCTGGATAATTCCAAATAGTTTTCCAAAATATTGTAGAGATTTTTGTTCCCAGAAACAGTGAATGAATTTCAGTTTCTGCACATTGTCATGTACAAGCCATGTTGCCTGTTTTGTAAATCATAGCCATTCTGCTGTGCATCAAGTCATTGCTACTGTGATCTTCATTTTCCCTTTCCCAGTTGCAAATGAGCTTAAATATTAAGAGACATTTGAATGTTCTTTTGGGGGAAGtatatatttttctccatttttttctactCTGTTATTTCTCATATGGATTGCAGAAATTCTTCAAACATTTTTGGTATGATCCCTATTTTGGttatatgattttcaaatataccTCCCACTATATAGCTTCCATATTCGTATTGATTTAGGATTTTATTAAcgatttcttaaacattttcacTAAGGTAAGCTTATTGGTCACTTCCTTGATGGATACTCCATTCTGCGGCATGTTCAGGGAATATTTACCTATGGCAGCTATGAGAGATATGCACATCCTTCTCAGTGTGTGATCATTTGTTTAGTCTTTCATATTTGTGTCTTTATTCAAATGCAATTAATTTTTCTGTTCTTCCGAGGTAGTGGTTAAATTTCATATTGTTCATATGGCTACCCTACTGACTTTTTAGATATCTTTTTCCCAGTGTTATATAATATCACATTGTCATAATCCAAGTGTCTCTACAGAAGTGGCTCTACTTCTTGAGTCTTAATTCTGTTCTATTTGTGTattcttggatttttaaaaagtaaaatgtcatAAAGTCTTCATTGTTAATGAATACATACAATAATTATGtgcaataaatatagaaataaaaattttaggggctggcactgtggctcacttggttaatcctctgcctacagcgccagcatcccatatgggtgccggattctagtcccggttgctgctcttccagtccagttctctgctgtggcctgggagggcagtggagggtggcccaagtgcttgagcccctgcacctgcatgggagaccaggaagaagcacctggctcctggctttggattggcgcagctccatccatcacggccatttgaggagtgaaccaacggaaggaagacctttctctctgtctctctctctctctctgtctacaactctacctgtcaaataaagaaagaaagcaagaaagaaataaaaattttaaagttattaaaaGACAAGAACTGAATAAATGGAGAcacataccatgttcatggatgagAGATTTCAACATTATAAAGATCCTGATGACAACCTAGCTGATACAATCAATGATATCTTAGACCTAACGGGATTTTTAATAGAACTGGAAGATAAATTGATTCTGAAATTTCTGTGTAGGAGTCTGTTTTAAGAATAATCAAAGTATCCTGAAAAATTAGAACAAGGAAAAGGGATATGCCCTGCGTAGCTGCAACATTCCACACTGAAGGGCACAATAGTACCTGTGATGCGTGGACCCTAGATGAGCCCTGACCTTTCTGCTCCTTAAAGTCCATTCAGTCTGCTCCTCAGTGCCCCTGGCCACcacatctctctgcctcctgtggcTGCTATAGCCCCTACCAGGGTGTTTATCTGACATTCTGTAAAGGTCTTCTAATTGCATCTCTGCCTTAGGCTCAGAGGGGGCTCGCTCTGTCTGGGCAGTCATAGTCCTTTCTTTCCACAAAGGTCAGCATTTCTCTTGTAAGAACTCTAAAGTTATGCCCAGAACTTCTTCACAGCCTGAGCCTACACCTCTACCAGGTTCCTCTCTATCGTCTCCAGTGCAGTCCCAGTATCAGCCCCCTGATCTTCTCCCATAATGTCTCTCTACTGCAGACACTTCAGGTGCATTTCCCATGttaaagtggtggtggtggtgtgtgtgtgcatgtgtggtggtggtgctgtgtgggtgtgcgtgtgtggtggtggtgctgtgtgggtgggtggtggtggcGTATGTGTGggtagtatgtgtgtgtggtggtggtggtatgtATGtagtggtttgtgtgtgtgtgtgcgcatgtgtgtggtggtgctgtgtgggtgtgcgtgtgtggtggtggtgtaTGTGTGggtagtatgtgtgtgtatgggtgggtggtggtggtggtggtgtgtatgtagtggtgtgtgtgtggtggtggtggtggtgtgtgtgtgcacgtgtgtggtggtggtggtatgggggtgggtggtggtggtgtatgtgtgggtgatgtgtgtatgggtgggtggtggtggtggtgtgtgggtgtgcgtgtgtggtggtggtgctgtgtgggtgggtggtggtggtgtatATGTGggtgatatgtgtgtgtatgggtgggtggtggtggtggtggtgtgtgtgtatgtagtggtgtgtgtgtggtggtagtgtgtgtgtatgttgtggtATGTGTgttgtggtatgtgtgtggtggtggtggtggtgtgtggtggtgtgtgtgtatgtggtggtgtgtgtgtggtggtggtggtggtggtggtgctgtgtgtgtgcacacctcaGTGCAGAGATCACATGTCAGTTGTTCCTGTAGTGCCCCCAGTTAAGTGTTGAACTGAACAGAATCACCCAGCCCAGACTGACTCGTCCACAGCAACATGAGGCCCTCACACAGGAACACCTCTGTTCCGTCCTCACCAGCTCACCTTTCCCGGATTTTTCCCAGCTCCACAGGATGGGATCGGAATTCTACCACTTCCATTCCTGCAAGCTCCTTCCTGACTCTTGGCCAACAACCATCCTCTCTCTTGTTTAATTTTGACTTTTCTCTTTTCTGATTCATTCTCGTCAGGCTCCAAGTATATCCAAATCTCTTCTTCTTTTCAGCTCATACAGCTCTGTAATCGGAGCATCGCTCTCACTCCTCATAGATGTCTTAGGACTGCACACTCAGTTCTCCATTGTGCCGCCCACCCCTTTACACTCGACTCTGCTCCCGTCTCTGCATCTTCAGGACACGTCCCAGCCTTTATCAGCAATGTCTTCAAGAGAACGTGGGTATTGGTAGCCCATTGTTCT
Protein-coding sequences here:
- the LOC133763753 gene encoding olfactory receptor 9S13-like — protein: MPTHRNTTLSAASWGLFVLEGFGEDEQTQALLFAVFLALYVVSVLGNLTMIVVISLDARLHSPMYFFLKNLSFLDLCYSSAIAPNALATMFSSSKVITFTGCATQLFFFSLLATTEALLLAVMAYDRFMAICSPLRYPVTMSPSACARLVLGAYGGGCLNSLVETSLTFQLPFCGSTHIDHFFCDVPPLLRLACADTALNQLVMFAMCGLIIVGTTLAVLISYGYITVTILRMRSGSGRHKVFSTCGSHLTAVSMFYGTVFVMYAQPGAVQSMEQAKVVSVFYTLVIPMLNPLIYSLRNQDVKEALGRLGQRCTAT